In one window of Heptranchias perlo isolate sHepPer1 chromosome 4, sHepPer1.hap1, whole genome shotgun sequence DNA:
- the nr2f1a gene encoding nuclear receptor subfamily 2 group F member 1-A has protein sequence MAMVVSTWRDHQDDVAGAQGGQSAQAQPGQQQQLQQAASGAPHTPQTPGQLGPPSTPLGGSSQSGQPGGEKQQPSQQQQHIECVVCGDKSSGKHYGQFTCEGCKSFFKRSVRRNLTYTCRANRNCPIDQHHRNQCQYCRLKKCLKVGMRREAVQRGRMPPTQPNPGQYALTNGDPLNGHCYLSGYISLLLRAEPYPTSRYGSQCMQPNNIMGIENICELAARLLFSAVEWARNIPFFPDLQITDQVALLRLTWSELFVLNAAQCSMPLHVAPLLAAAGLHASPMSADRVVAFMDHIRIFQEQVEKLKALHVDSAEYSCLKAIVLFTSDACGLSDAAHIESLQEKSQCALEEYVRSQYPNQPSRFGKLLLRLPSLRTVSSSVIEQLFFVRLVGKTPIETLIRDMLLSGSSFNWPYMSIQ, from the exons ATGGCAATGGTAGTTAGTACTTGGCGAGATCATCAGGACGACGTGGCCGGAGCTCAGGGCGGCCAGTCTGCACAAGCGCAGCCGGGCCAGCAGCAGCAACTGCAGCAGGCGGCTTCGGGTGCTCCCCACACCCCGCAGACCCCGGGCCAGCTCGGGCCGCCCTCCACCCCGCTCGGAGGCAGCAGTCAGAGCGGCCAGCCAGGCGGCGAGAAGCAGCAACccagccagcagcagcagcatatcgagtgtgtggtgtgtggggatAAATCCAGCGGCAAGCACTACGGCCAGTTCACATGCGAGGGCTGCAAAAGTTTCTTCAAGAGAAGTGTTCGGAGAAACTTAACGTACACATGTCGTGCCAACCGGAATTGTCCTATAGACCAACACCACCGCAATCAGTGTCAGTACTGTCGCCTGAAGAAATGCCTCAAAGTTGGGATGAGGCGGGAAG CGGTTCAGCGAGGCAGAATGCCTCCAACTCAACCAAACCCAGGCCAGTACGCGTTGACGAATGGGGACCCTTTGAACGGCCATTGCTATCTGTCTGGATACATCTCCTTACTACTGCGGGCCGAGCCTTACCCAACCTCTCGGTATGGGAGTCAATGTATGCAGCCCAACAACATCATGGGTATCGAGAACATTTGCGAGCTGGCTGCACGATTGCTTTTCAGCGCAGTGGAATGGGCCAGGAATATCCCTTTTTTCCCTGATCTGCAGATCACAGATCAGGTGGCTCTGCTAAGGCTGACTTGGAGTGAGTTGTTTGTGCTCAATGCTGCCCAGTGCTCGATGCCGTTGCATGTGGCACCTCTGCTGGCTGCTGCTGGGCTCCATGCCTCGCCGATGTCTGCAGACAGGGTCGTTGCCTTCATGGATCACATAAGGATCTTCCAGGAGCAAGTCGAGAAACTGAAAGCCCTCCACGTCGACTCGGCAGAATACAGCTGTCTCAAAGCTATTGTGCTATTCACATCAG ATGCCTGTGGCCTGTCGGATGCTGCCCATATAGAAAGCCTGCAGGAGAAATCTCAGTGTGCTCTGGAGGAATATGTAAGGAGCCAGTACCCGAACCAGCCGAGCCGCTTTGGCAAGCTCTTACTGCGACTGCCTTCTCTTCGCACCGTCTCCTCCTCGGTCATCGAACAGCTCTTCTTCGTCCGTTTGGTAGGTAAAACCCcaattgaaaccctcatcagagATATGTTACTGTCGGGGAGCAGCTTCAACTGGCCTTATATGTCCATCCAGTGA